Genomic segment of Arcobacter sp. LA11:
AAGAACTAATAAAGTTTCATAATAAAATTTCTGATAATGTGAAAAAGGTAAGAAAAGAAAAAGGTTATACTCAACTTGATTTATCTTTGGAGTTAGGTATGAAAAACTCTAGTTTTATTTCCCATGCTGAAAATCATAAAATTGAAACACATCATTATTCAATAGAACATCTATATAAAATGTCAGTTATTTTTAAAGTTGAATTATCAGCGTTTTATTAATTACAGAAAGAAAATAACCCTAATTCAAATATAAATTATTATACTCCTTATTTAAAATAGGCTCTTTCTTTTTTTCAATTAAAGAGTCCAAATATTCATTAGTTAAATTATCTCTTTTTAGTTCATTTTCAAAGATTGTTTCAAAGTCAATTTCCTTCATAATCTCTTTTGAGGTATCAACAATTTTTTTTAAATGTTCTTTCATATTATTGGCATCTCTATCCCAAGATTTTAAATATAGTTCTGAATTTTGAGTAATACCTATATGTTTAGAAACAATATAAGCAACACTTTCTCGTTCTCCCTCTTTTTGTGAAGTATCTAAATGTATCTTTTTATAATTATCTTGTCCGTGCATTAAATGGTGTCCTAACTCGTGGAATAGTGTTCCAACTTTTGAATTTAAAGACTTTTTAGAATTTGAGTTTATAACTATATGTTTATTACTAATTTGATAGTAACCTCCAAGTGATTCTTTGAGTTTTTTTTCTTCAATACTTACGTTAAATTTCTTTTTTACTTCTTCGTATAATTCTTGTAACATTTCTTTTGAAATTGTTGAGTATGGATTGCTATATGATAAAGGTTTTATTTTTTCTAACTCTTTGGCATTAGTTTGAGAAACATCAAACACTGGTACTAAAATAAATGATATATCAGTTTTGATTTTTTGATTATTATTGTCAAGGATATATTTATATCTTCCTTTACTATCTTTTATTGCTTTATTATTCTCATCTCTTTGAACTTTATAGTTTTGTTTTGGAGCAAAGACTTTTAAAGCTTGTCGTCCTTTATTAACCTTTACTTCCATATTTTGCCATTGTTTAAAACTTGATACATAAGATAAGTCCATAGCTCTTAATTGAGCTTGTGAGTTTAATAACCAGATATTGTTAAATGAATAGTTGTTAAATCTTGCAACATTAGAGTAAAACTCTTTTACTATCTCTTCTGTTTTAGGATTATCAAGTTTTTTAATTAATTCTTCTAAATCTTTTTCAATATTAAATTGTTTTGTATCTATTTGTTTATTTTCATTTTTTGACATAGTTTTTCCTTTATTTTAAATTTTTTTGTTCATAACTTGGTGATTGTTTTAAAGCTTGTTTTTTAGTATTAATTTGGCTTTTTACAAATTTTAAATAACTGTTATACAATTCAAGTTTATTTGATAGGATTTCTTCTTGTGAATACATTTTAAGTGAATTATTTGAAAGTAGATAGTTTTTTACATTTATCTTTTCACTAAATAGTTTTTTGATTTTCTCTTGATTCTCTTTGTTTTCAAGTAGAAGGATTAACTCAACATCTAAGTTTCTTATTTGTCTATTAATATTGTCTTGTTGGTATTTAAGATTTTCTTCTATTTGCCTTCTTTTATGTCTCTGTTCATTCTTCCAATAGTTCTTACTTCTTACAACAGAAGTTATAAAACTCTCTTGATTGATTTCACCATTTTTTAACTTTTGATTTTGAAGCTTTTCAAAAAAGTTGTGTTCTTTGTTTGTATATAAAGTAAAGTCTTTTAATGATTTAAAACAGTTATTTCTATAAGTTTTCATTTCCTTTACATAGTGAAATACAAAACTATTTTTGTACTCCTTTAAAGACTTTATGGAGTCATTTATAGTTTTTATATGTAATAGAGTATGAGATATTGATTTTTTAACTGAGGATATTTCTTTAAAGAGATTCTTTTTTTCTTTTAGAATATAATATTTTTGAGTTCTTGAAAAATTAAAACGACTCTTTTTATCTTCAAAGATTCCTCTTGATATTTGATATAGAGTATCTATTTCACTTTTTGCAATAATATGGTGTTTTTTGTTCTCATAATAAGATTTTATTTTTTCTATTTTACTCTCTTTCATTTCATTGAAGGTTTTAACTCCTAACTTTTCCCTAGTTTCTTTTTTTGTAAAAAATTGAATATAATTAGTCATTAAAGATTTTTTATAATTAACTTTAAAGGGCTTATCCGTAGGGATTTTATTGGAAACTACAAGATGATAATGTTCCATATTAATATTTTCACCATACTCATTTTTTCTAGGTTTTTCTTCAATAGCTAATAAATAGTTTTTGTCTTTGAAGTCATTTTGAAGTTTAGAGATAAATCGCTCTCTTAGATTTAATTGTTCTTCTTTATCAAGCTTTTCCCACCGTGAAACTTTACAAGGACTTATGATGATGTGTTTTAAGCCAATTTCTTCTACTTTTCCCTTTTCAAATAATTGTATTTTCCCCTCCTTGGATTCTGATTTAAGATAATTAATTAGTCCATACTTTTCTCTATCATAGTAGTGTTTATCTTCCTTTTGTTTATTTTGGACAACTTTAACTATTGGTTGTAAAGATTCTTCATTAACAGACTTTTTATATTTAAATTTACTCATTTGAAGCCTTTAAAACATTTTGTAATTGTTTAACATAAGAAGCTAATAGAAAGATTTTCTCTTTGCTATTATTAGTTTTATTTACTTGTGTGATTAAGGAGTTAATAACTGGTGTATTTACAAGTTTAAATAGTTTTTTATAGTCATATTCAACTTCTCTTTTTAATCTTAATTCTTTATTGTTTTTTGCTTTTAAGTTATTGATATATACAGAGTAAGAAGAGATTTTCTTGATAGTATCTTGGTTTATATTTGATTTTGAAATATCATATTGACTGATTAATAAATAAAGTAAATTTTCAAACTCTCTTATTATATGTTTCTTTAATGGATCTTCTTCTTTTTTTGAATTAAAAATCTTATCTTTACAGTATGCCGTTAAAGTCATTTTAGAGTTACTTACTTTTATTTGCAAATCTTGATACTCTTTTTCTTCTAAATAGACTGATATTTTCTTTCTTTTCATAAAATACTCTTTATGATAGTGAAAAAAGAGATTCAACATCACTCATAATTGAAGAAGCTATTAGTTTTGAATTTTCTTTTATATAGATTTTAAAATGTTTATAATCAAAACCATTTAACAGAGCAACTTTTTTAATTAAGTATTCTCTATCTCTATCATTAAATTCTTTTTGTTTGAACATTGTTTGAAGTCTTTCAATCTCACCTTTGTATTTTTCAATTTCTTCTTTTTCTAAGATATCAAGTATCTCTTTTTTTATTTCTTGTAACTTCTTTTGTCCTTGTTTAAACAAATAAGTTTTACTTACTTTTGAAACTGTTTTTAAAGCTTTATCTTTTAAGTTCTTTACTTCATTTAGCCTAGGTAAGAACTCTTTTTTTTGATGTGAATCTAATTGATTATAAAGTTCTACTGTATTGAAGTATTCCTCTTTTAATATTTCATTTGTCATAATTTTCTCCTTGGAATTTTTTTAGATACGAAGAAAAGGATGAGTCATTGTTATTACTTTTTTGATAGTTCTTTTTATAAGAGATATAATCAATAGACAATTTTTTTAAGACTCTTAATTCAGTAGTTGAAAAAGTTAAAGTTTGGGAATTAGAATTAGATTCTTTTAGTTTTATTGATGCAAGTTTGAGTTTGGTTTTTATTGAATCAATTATTGTTATATCAATATCTAAAATATT
This window contains:
- a CDS encoding ArdC-like ssDNA-binding domain-containing protein; its protein translation is MSKNENKQIDTKQFNIEKDLEELIKKLDNPKTEEIVKEFYSNVARFNNYSFNNIWLLNSQAQLRAMDLSYVSSFKQWQNMEVKVNKGRQALKVFAPKQNYKVQRDENNKAIKDSKGRYKYILDNNNQKIKTDISFILVPVFDVSQTNAKELEKIKPLSYSNPYSTISKEMLQELYEEVKKKFNVSIEEKKLKESLGGYYQISNKHIVINSNSKKSLNSKVGTLFHELGHHLMHGQDNYKKIHLDTSQKEGERESVAYIVSKHIGITQNSELYLKSWDRDANNMKEHLKKIVDTSKEIMKEIDFETIFENELKRDNLTNEYLDSLIEKKKEPILNKEYNNLYLN
- a CDS encoding helix-turn-helix domain-containing protein, with amino-acid sequence MYNFTQEELIKFHNKISDNVKKVRKEKGYTQLDLSLELGMKNSSFISHAENHKIETHHYSIEHLYKMSVIFKVELSAFY